In Methylovirgula sp., a single genomic region encodes these proteins:
- a CDS encoding proton-translocating transhydrogenase family protein: MASDTPQQLVDKAQAAAASAQHAADTAQAYADQISHMAGAAAHTASGGAIDPFVFRFAIFVLAVFVGYFVVWAVTPALHTPLMSVTNAISSVIVVGALLSVGVDVSTPGDDGSILARIFGFIALILASVNIFGGFLVTERMLSMYKKKG, from the coding sequence ATGGCCAGTGATACGCCCCAGCAGCTCGTCGATAAGGCGCAGGCCGCGGCGGCAAGTGCGCAGCACGCCGCTGATACGGCGCAAGCCTATGCCGACCAGATTTCGCACATGGCGGGCGCGGCGGCCCATACCGCGAGCGGCGGCGCGATCGACCCGTTCGTTTTTCGCTTTGCGATTTTCGTTCTCGCCGTCTTCGTCGGCTATTTCGTGGTCTGGGCGGTGACGCCGGCGCTGCATACGCCACTGATGTCGGTGACGAACGCAATATCCTCCGTGATTGTCGTGGGCGCGCTTCTCTCGGTCGGCGTCGATGTCTCGACGCCGGGCGATGACGGCTCGATCCTCGCCCGCATCTTTGGTTTCATCGCATTGATCCTCGCCTCGGTGAACATTTTCGGCGGCTTCCTCGTCACCGAGCGAATGCTGTCGATGTACAAGAAGAAGGGCTGA
- a CDS encoding porin: MAKFPSESRRSGRLARMVVFAAAAAVSMAAVSQARADVTDQLLDQLRAKGVLTHGEYSKLKSRHAAEKAEMGRPYSRHYSKDGVVVVPDDRYLTRLDKGIGFHIPGLITKEGEVGAIDVKISGDLIFGGVEDFQQKTSGSAIGGGIVGATTGASKVNAENNITVGLLPSAIVLSIATNQMGYDLGFTIGAYTGGDNVTGVGGANSAGNAQALGSPGIDLRQVFGTVGTPTFGSVKIGRDLGLFGSDAILNDATLLGFGTTPTISQNSNTTLGRIGVGYVYADWIPQVTYTTPDFNGFTASLGAFAPYNATNSLADPLGGPGLLIHESEAPEVQAQIKWKGVIAPGANLTVSGDGVWQEHKADIGDSAFLAPGAAIESWGVDGFAKLDIDGFSFVAYGYYGKGLGTTGLFLNGFDFAGDPRTSFGGYGQASYTWDKFTFGASFGVSALNLTGAEDTGAYYATVSQYLVKDNESIIGFARYQLTPWMALQAEYGHSWSINQSGGKISVDDIAFGTAWFF, encoded by the coding sequence ATGGCGAAATTTCCATCCGAGTCTCGCCGCAGCGGCCGCCTTGCGCGGATGGTCGTTTTCGCGGCGGCGGCAGCGGTGAGCATGGCGGCAGTCAGCCAGGCCCGCGCAGACGTTACGGACCAGCTGCTTGATCAATTGCGTGCCAAAGGCGTTCTGACGCACGGCGAATATTCCAAACTGAAGTCCCGCCACGCGGCGGAAAAGGCGGAAATGGGCCGCCCCTATAGCCGTCATTATTCGAAGGACGGCGTCGTCGTCGTTCCGGATGACCGCTATCTCACCCGCCTCGACAAGGGCATCGGCTTTCACATCCCCGGCCTGATCACCAAGGAAGGTGAAGTCGGCGCGATCGATGTGAAGATCTCCGGCGACCTCATTTTCGGTGGTGTCGAAGACTTCCAGCAGAAGACCTCGGGTTCCGCGATCGGCGGCGGCATCGTCGGCGCGACCACGGGCGCAAGCAAGGTTAACGCGGAAAACAACATCACCGTTGGCCTCCTGCCAAGCGCCATCGTGCTCAGCATAGCGACCAACCAGATGGGTTATGATCTCGGCTTTACGATCGGCGCCTATACGGGCGGCGACAACGTGACCGGTGTCGGTGGCGCCAACAGCGCCGGCAACGCGCAGGCGCTCGGTTCGCCCGGCATCGATCTTCGTCAGGTCTTCGGCACGGTCGGCACGCCGACCTTCGGTTCAGTCAAGATCGGCCGCGATCTCGGCCTCTTCGGGTCTGACGCCATCCTGAACGACGCAACATTGCTTGGCTTCGGCACGACTCCCACCATCAGCCAGAACAGCAACACGACACTCGGCCGTATTGGCGTGGGCTATGTCTATGCCGACTGGATTCCGCAGGTCACTTATACGACGCCGGATTTCAACGGCTTCACGGCGTCGCTCGGTGCGTTCGCGCCTTATAATGCGACTAATAGCCTGGCGGATCCGCTTGGCGGACCTGGCCTGCTGATTCACGAATCGGAAGCTCCAGAGGTGCAGGCCCAGATCAAGTGGAAGGGTGTGATTGCCCCCGGTGCGAACCTGACCGTGTCGGGTGACGGTGTGTGGCAGGAGCACAAGGCTGATATTGGCGATTCCGCCTTCCTTGCACCTGGCGCAGCTATCGAAAGCTGGGGCGTGGACGGCTTTGCCAAGTTGGATATCGATGGCTTCAGCTTCGTCGCCTACGGCTATTACGGCAAGGGCCTCGGCACGACGGGCCTCTTCCTGAACGGCTTCGACTTTGCCGGGGATCCGCGTACGTCCTTCGGTGGATACGGACAGGCGTCCTACACCTGGGATAAGTTCACCTTCGGCGCCAGCTTCGGCGTCAGTGCGCTTAACCTGACCGGCGCGGAAGATACCGGCGCCTATTACGCGACTGTTTCGCAATACCTGGTCAAGGATAACGAGAGCATCATCGGCTTCGCTCGTTATCAGCTGACTCCCTGGATGGCGTTGCAGGCTGAATACGGTCACTCCTGGTCGATCAACCAGTCCGGCGGCAAAATCTCCGTGGACGATATCGCCTTCGGCACGGCTTGGTTCTTCTAA
- a CDS encoding HdeD family acid-resistance protein: protein MTLNPSLDGLQERVAVALKRHTTYFLVEGIVLIILGFAAIAVPFVATLTFTIFFGWLLLISGVVGLVSTFSLRPAAGFWWSLLSAILAIAVGFLLIARPGQGAVSLTLLLIVFFIIEGFSSIIFATEYRQNLSGRWGWMVASGVVDLLLAGMIFLQLPSSAIWAIGLLLGINMVFGGTTLVMLALDAKKVLPPT, encoded by the coding sequence ATGACCCTGAACCCATCGTTGGACGGACTGCAGGAGAGGGTTGCCGTCGCCCTCAAGCGCCATACGACCTATTTTCTGGTCGAAGGCATCGTCCTGATCATCCTCGGCTTCGCGGCGATCGCCGTGCCGTTCGTCGCGACGCTCACATTCACCATCTTCTTTGGCTGGCTCCTGCTGATCAGCGGCGTGGTCGGCCTCGTCTCCACATTCTCGCTGCGCCCTGCGGCTGGCTTCTGGTGGTCGCTGCTCTCGGCGATCCTCGCCATTGCGGTCGGCTTCCTCCTCATTGCCCGGCCCGGCCAGGGCGCGGTCTCACTCACCTTGCTGCTCATCGTCTTTTTTATCATCGAGGGCTTCTCCTCGATTATCTTCGCCACCGAATATCGGCAGAACCTCTCCGGGCGCTGGGGCTGGATGGTCGCGAGCGGCGTCGTCGATCTCCTCCTCGCCGGGATGATCTTCCTGCAATTGCCGAGTTCGGCGATCTGGGCGATCGGCCTGCTGCTCGGCATCAACATGGTCTTTGGCGGTACGACATTGGTCATGCTCGCGCTCGACGCAAAGAAGGTCCTGCCGCCCACCTAA
- a CDS encoding FUSC family protein, with translation MGFLNRVRTWLSARLSERRAQLRLCLRVTVAAVLTFYISQLLHLPWALWAVLTAVIMTQTSVGKSLIATIDYMIGTLGGGVYSGLVGIFVPHNSNLEIMLTLGLALAPLAFLASLSPRFAAAPFTAVMVLLLPTITHASALQSAFFRVIEVAVGCAVSLAVSFLVFPQRAHNLVYDGAAKILIRLADILPVLVADLNAPQADTPAHRLQRHVGDAFQKLAAINIEAARERSAYLHSDPDPQPLIDVTLRLRHDIVLLGRAATEPLPPFILERLAQPIGQFAVAAREFLISAAAALNARAEPAPITQIDAAFVNFSEAFAALRRAQLLQNLPTDAVERIFALGFCFEQMHTDLATLGASVGKIARMPKSSEAKKPDAKLEEIA, from the coding sequence ATGGGATTCTTGAACCGCGTGCGGACGTGGCTGTCCGCGCGCCTGAGCGAGCGGCGGGCGCAATTGCGCTTATGTTTGCGTGTAACGGTCGCCGCCGTTCTGACCTTTTACATTTCGCAATTGCTCCACCTGCCCTGGGCGCTTTGGGCGGTGCTGACCGCGGTGATCATGACGCAGACGAGCGTCGGCAAATCGCTGATCGCGACAATCGATTACATGATCGGCACGCTTGGCGGTGGCGTCTATAGCGGCCTCGTCGGCATATTCGTCCCGCATAATAGCAATCTCGAAATCATGCTCACGCTGGGCCTCGCGCTCGCCCCACTTGCCTTCCTCGCGAGTTTAAGCCCACGTTTCGCGGCAGCGCCTTTCACCGCGGTCATGGTTTTACTTCTGCCGACGATCACGCACGCAAGCGCGCTGCAATCGGCCTTCTTCCGCGTCATCGAAGTTGCAGTCGGGTGCGCAGTATCGCTCGCCGTCTCATTTCTCGTTTTCCCGCAGCGGGCGCACAACCTCGTCTACGATGGCGCGGCGAAAATCCTGATCCGTTTGGCGGATATTTTGCCCGTGCTCGTCGCCGATCTCAACGCGCCGCAAGCCGACACGCCGGCGCATCGGCTGCAACGCCATGTCGGTGACGCGTTTCAAAAGCTTGCTGCGATCAACATCGAGGCCGCACGCGAACGCTCGGCCTATCTCCATTCCGACCCGGACCCGCAACCGCTCATCGACGTGACGCTACGGCTGCGTCACGATATTGTCTTGCTGGGACGTGCGGCGACCGAACCTCTGCCGCCGTTCATTCTTGAGCGTCTTGCCCAGCCAATCGGACAATTCGCCGTCGCGGCGCGAGAGTTCCTGATCAGCGCCGCCGCCGCGCTCAACGCGCGCGCCGAGCCTGCGCCAATAACGCAAATCGATGCGGCCTTTGTGAATTTCTCCGAAGCATTCGCCGCCCTGCGCCGTGCGCAATTATTGCAAAATCTACCGACCGATGCGGTCGAGCGCATTTTCGCCCTGGGTTTCTGCTTCGAACAGATGCATACCGATCTTGCGACGCTCGGGGCCAGCGTCGGCAAAATCGCGCGGATGCCAAAATCAAGTGAGGCAAAAAAACCCGACGCGAAACTCGAAGAAATCGCTTAG
- a CDS encoding serine hydrolase domain-containing protein: protein MNLWTNSIRNINRLRLGARAAMGVAICLPFLVASPSLAQSWSSSKSVQIDQIIAHFRELNGTDEATLPSMSVSIGMEGRLVAAKGYGASDGRPVDGHTLYEIGSITKQFTAAVALEMIKNGAVSTRSGKKLDLATPLVAVFDDSSFWKAQPWLTVGRLLTMRSNLPNFTRRPPTGTDPWQPIDADTLFQDIENQPPSTVSDDFDYSNTNYFLIAELMERCRLPGEAQPETYHELLRKRIFEPAGMVETRFIDDADAHFDPDASVLPAEPVSAALKEQAAVWARPDYGRRRRPAFTNPDWLKGSADAVSSAVDLFAWDKALMDPKIVPPDIRDTMLAAQARVSPMIYYGMGWFYEEKDDAAVYSHSGAVPGYTSFNEIVRQKDGHWFSITILSNSDQLDGLDDLANSIAYILAM, encoded by the coding sequence ATGAATCTATGGACCAACTCGATTCGAAATATCAACCGTCTGCGTCTAGGTGCGCGGGCGGCGATGGGAGTTGCCATTTGCCTCCCTTTTCTCGTCGCCTCCCCTTCGTTGGCGCAATCCTGGTCGTCGAGTAAATCCGTCCAGATCGACCAGATCATCGCGCATTTTCGTGAGTTGAACGGTACCGACGAAGCCACGCTGCCAAGTATGAGCGTCTCGATCGGCATGGAGGGACGCCTCGTGGCGGCGAAAGGCTATGGCGCCAGCGACGGCAGGCCTGTCGATGGCCATACGCTCTATGAGATCGGATCGATCACCAAGCAATTCACCGCCGCTGTCGCACTTGAGATGATCAAAAACGGCGCCGTCTCGACCCGCTCCGGCAAAAAGCTCGATCTCGCGACGCCGCTTGTGGCCGTCTTCGACGATAGTTCTTTCTGGAAAGCGCAACCCTGGCTGACCGTCGGGCGGCTTCTGACGATGCGATCTAACCTGCCGAACTTCACCCGCCGGCCGCCGACTGGAACCGACCCCTGGCAGCCGATCGACGCCGACACATTGTTTCAGGATATCGAGAACCAGCCCCCTTCGACCGTCTCGGACGATTTCGATTACAGCAACACCAATTACTTTCTCATCGCAGAGCTGATGGAGCGATGCAGGCTGCCCGGCGAGGCCCAGCCGGAGACCTATCACGAGCTGCTGCGCAAGCGGATTTTCGAACCCGCCGGCATGGTCGAGACGCGCTTCATTGACGATGCGGACGCCCATTTCGATCCCGATGCCTCGGTCCTGCCCGCGGAGCCGGTCTCGGCGGCGCTGAAGGAACAGGCCGCCGTCTGGGCGCGGCCCGATTACGGCCGCCGGCGCCGGCCGGCCTTCACCAATCCCGATTGGCTCAAAGGCAGCGCCGACGCGGTGAGCAGCGCCGTTGACCTGTTCGCCTGGGACAAGGCCTTGATGGACCCGAAGATCGTGCCGCCGGACATCCGCGACACCATGCTCGCCGCCCAGGCACGGGTATCACCCATGATCTACTACGGCATGGGCTGGTTCTACGAGGAGAAGGACGACGCGGCTGTCTACAGCCATTCCGGCGCCGTCCCCGGCTACACGTCCTTCAACGAAATCGTCCGCCAGAAAGACGGGCACTGGTTTTCCATCACCATCCTCAGCAACAGCGACCAGCTTGATGGGCTCGACGACCTTGCCAACAGCATTGCCTACATCCTTGCCATGTAA
- a CDS encoding aa3-type cytochrome c oxidase subunit IV, which yields MSSPIAADPNSEAEFAHHVQTYRLFINGFKYGAIGVIAILILLAFLTL from the coding sequence ATGTCCAGCCCGATTGCTGCCGACCCGAATTCGGAAGCTGAATTCGCCCACCATGTGCAAACTTATCGCCTGTTCATCAACGGGTTTAAGTATGGCGCGATCGGCGTTATAGCGATCCTCATCCTCCTCGCCTTTTTAACACTCTAA
- a CDS encoding UDP-2,3-diacylglucosamine diphosphatase — protein sequence MAKKHFDGLAVRTLFLSDLHLGTKGCQAGLLLDFLKHCDVDTIYLVGDVIDGWRLKSGWYWPEAHNNVVRKLLKRVHKGVKIVYIPGNHDEFMRDYVGHNFGGIDVMDTAIHEGADGKRYLVMHGDQFDLVVRHAPWLAVLGDGAYDLALGINTYLNMVRRRLGLDYWSLSSWAKLKVKSAVNHIGRFETALSGEARRRDAQGVICGHIHHAVIHDDFGVRYMNTGDWVESCTALVEHFDGRFEIIHWADKVREAKEAIAGMPQHEVEAQEVEASPA from the coding sequence GTGGCGAAAAAGCATTTCGACGGCCTCGCCGTCCGGACACTCTTCCTGTCCGATCTGCATTTGGGAACAAAAGGTTGCCAGGCAGGTCTACTGCTCGATTTCCTCAAGCATTGCGACGTCGATACGATCTATCTCGTCGGTGACGTGATCGACGGCTGGCGGCTGAAATCCGGCTGGTATTGGCCGGAAGCGCACAACAATGTCGTCCGCAAGCTGTTGAAACGCGTCCATAAAGGCGTCAAGATCGTCTATATTCCTGGCAACCACGACGAATTCATGCGCGATTACGTCGGGCATAATTTCGGCGGTATCGACGTCATGGATACAGCAATTCACGAGGGGGCGGACGGCAAGCGCTACCTCGTCATGCACGGCGATCAGTTCGATCTTGTCGTCCGGCATGCACCTTGGCTCGCCGTGCTCGGCGATGGAGCTTACGATTTGGCCTTGGGGATCAACACCTATCTCAATATGGTCCGCCGGCGGCTTGGACTCGATTATTGGTCGCTGTCGTCCTGGGCGAAATTGAAGGTGAAGAGCGCCGTCAACCATATCGGCCGTTTCGAGACCGCGCTCTCGGGCGAGGCGCGCCGGCGCGACGCGCAGGGCGTGATCTGCGGTCATATCCACCATGCCGTGATCCACGACGACTTCGGCGTCCGCTACATGAACACGGGCGACTGGGTCGAAAGCTGCACCGCGCTGGTTGAACATTTCGACGGCCGTTTCGAAATCATCCACTGGGCCGACAAGGTGCGCGAAGCCAAGGAAGCCATTGCAGGCATGCCGCAGCACGAGGTCGAGGCGCAAGAGGTTGAGGCTTCTCCGGCGTGA
- a CDS encoding DNA starvation/stationary phase protection protein — protein sequence MSSKSSPQSKSSETVPPALATPSGFGANAVRDIAAALNLALADVFALYLKTKNFHWHMSGPHFRDYHLLLDEQGEQIFAMTDVLAERVRKVGGVTLHSIGEISRNQRIFDNDAPFVTPQDMLAELREDNATLAKSFRAAHEVADEHGDVATTSQLEVYIDETERRTWFLNEASRIAPRSA from the coding sequence ATGTCCAGCAAATCGAGCCCGCAGAGCAAGAGCTCAGAAACTGTGCCGCCCGCTTTGGCGACCCCGTCGGGGTTTGGCGCCAATGCGGTTCGCGACATCGCCGCCGCGCTTAACCTCGCTCTCGCCGATGTTTTCGCGCTCTATCTGAAGACCAAGAATTTTCACTGGCACATGAGCGGACCGCATTTCCGCGACTATCATCTTCTGCTCGACGAGCAAGGAGAGCAGATTTTCGCAATGACCGATGTGCTTGCCGAACGCGTTCGCAAAGTCGGCGGTGTGACGCTGCATTCGATCGGCGAGATCTCCCGCAACCAGCGCATCTTCGACAATGACGCGCCCTTCGTCACCCCGCAGGATATGCTGGCCGAACTGCGCGAGGACAATGCCACGCTTGCGAAGTCTTTCCGAGCCGCACATGAAGTCGCGGACGAACACGGCGATGTCGCGACGACGAGCCAGCTCGAAGTCTACATCGACGAGACGGAACGCCGGACCTGGTTCCTCAACGAAGCCAGCCGCATCGCACCGCGCTCAGCTTAA
- a CDS encoding HAMP domain-containing protein gives MPLRLLLVRSIALIFLATLALSTLLVFWRAYEKVEADMTASLAAAQRAVANVADETDGITQPGWRLQHIVANFNGDRNVRATLQTADNSLVHSILAPPARPVPSFLYKLLAGTPLVATVDLPSALKSSGTLRLETDAHNDILGLWDDAKNLLFLLALFAATCLLVLYFMLGRALRPLEELTRGFARIGNGDYRARVPVFAPRELAKLSAGFNDMAVRLSEMEHRNHRLHEQLETVQEEERIELARNLHDDISPLLFSADVDAMTIRELAQTKDFPAIVDRAHAIRGAVAEMKRNVKAILGQLRPSGLHALGLASAVENLVSYWKSRRPEITFSVKAPDKTWGPRVDGALYSIIRESLNNAVKHSRPSRIEVLIEETYDGGFLVARVSDNGGGFDANNASGGFGLIGMKERATLLGGTLTVDNRSDRLGVVVTTRLPLPSDEDLEFAQGMAAQ, from the coding sequence TTGCCGTTGCGCCTTCTGCTCGTTCGTTCGATTGCGCTTATTTTCCTCGCAACGCTGGCGCTGAGCACCCTGCTGGTCTTCTGGCGGGCCTATGAAAAAGTCGAAGCCGACATGACCGCCTCGCTCGCCGCCGCGCAGCGGGCCGTCGCCAACGTCGCCGACGAAACCGACGGCATCACCCAACCGGGCTGGCGTCTCCAGCATATCGTCGCCAATTTCAACGGCGACAGAAACGTCCGCGCCACGCTGCAGACGGCAGACAACAGTCTGGTACATTCCATCCTCGCGCCGCCCGCGCGTCCGGTGCCATCGTTTCTCTACAAACTTCTCGCGGGCACGCCGCTCGTCGCGACAGTCGATCTGCCTTCGGCTTTGAAGAGCAGCGGCACGTTGCGACTTGAGACCGACGCGCATAACGACATCCTCGGCCTCTGGGATGACGCGAAGAATTTGCTATTTCTGCTCGCACTCTTTGCGGCGACGTGTCTCCTCGTCCTCTATTTCATGCTCGGTCGCGCGCTTCGGCCGCTGGAGGAACTGACCCGCGGGTTTGCGCGTATCGGCAATGGCGACTATCGCGCCCGCGTACCCGTCTTCGCGCCACGCGAACTTGCAAAGCTCAGCGCCGGCTTCAATGACATGGCGGTTCGTCTTTCGGAAATGGAACACCGCAATCATCGGCTGCACGAACAGCTTGAGACGGTGCAGGAAGAAGAGCGCATCGAACTCGCCCGCAACCTGCATGACGACATCAGTCCGCTTCTCTTCTCGGCCGACGTCGACGCAATGACCATCCGCGAATTGGCGCAGACCAAGGACTTTCCGGCCATTGTTGACCGCGCCCACGCTATTCGCGGCGCCGTCGCCGAAATGAAGCGAAACGTCAAGGCTATCCTCGGCCAGTTGCGGCCATCCGGCCTGCATGCGCTGGGCCTCGCCAGTGCCGTCGAGAACCTCGTATCCTATTGGAAGTCGAGACGCCCCGAGATCACCTTCAGCGTCAAGGCACCGGACAAGACCTGGGGGCCGCGTGTCGATGGCGCGCTTTACAGCATCATCCGCGAAAGCCTGAACAACGCGGTCAAGCATTCGCGGCCATCACGCATCGAAGTTTTAATCGAGGAAACATACGACGGCGGTTTTCTTGTCGCGCGCGTGTCGGACAACGGCGGCGGCTTCGACGCCAACAACGCCTCCGGAGGCTTCGGCTTGATCGGAATGAAGGAACGCGCGACGCTGCTCGGCGGCACTTTGACAGTCGACAACCGGAGCGACCGGTTGGGCGTCGTCGTCACCACACGCTTGCCCTTGCCGAGCGACGAGGACCTCGAATTCGCGCAGGGGATGGCGGCGCAATGA
- a CDS encoding Re/Si-specific NAD(P)(+) transhydrogenase subunit alpha: MRIAVPAETDPAEARVAATPETVKKLIALGASVAIESGAGNKSSFPNRDYAAAGANIVPDAVAALADADIILRVRRPEASHLGGAKKGALLLAILDPYGHIDALQDIAATGVDAFAMELMPRITRAQVMDVLSSQANLAGYRAVVDAAAEYGRAVPMMMTAAGTVPAAKAFIMGVGVAGLQAIATARRLGAIVTATDVRPATKEQVESLGAKFIAVEDEEFKQAETAGGYAKEMSAAYQEKQLALTASHIAKQDIVITTALIPGRPAPKLVTEAMIASMRPGSIIVDLAAERGGNTALTRPGEKFTTDNGVTILGYLNVAGRLAATASSLYARNLLALVDTFVDKPNKVLAVNWDDEVVKATLLTKDGALVHPNFQKPV; encoded by the coding sequence ATGCGTATAGCCGTGCCCGCCGAAACTGACCCTGCCGAAGCCAGGGTTGCCGCGACTCCGGAAACTGTCAAAAAGCTCATCGCTCTCGGTGCGAGCGTGGCGATCGAATCCGGCGCCGGCAACAAATCCTCTTTTCCCAATCGCGATTATGCCGCGGCAGGCGCGAACATTGTGCCGGATGCCGTCGCAGCCCTTGCCGACGCCGATATCATTCTGCGCGTCCGGCGCCCCGAGGCGTCGCATCTCGGCGGAGCTAAAAAAGGCGCGCTGCTTCTCGCCATCCTCGATCCTTACGGCCATATCGATGCCTTGCAGGACATCGCGGCGACGGGCGTCGATGCGTTCGCCATGGAGCTGATGCCGCGCATCACCCGCGCGCAGGTCATGGACGTGTTGTCGAGCCAGGCCAATCTCGCCGGCTATCGTGCGGTCGTCGATGCGGCGGCCGAATACGGACGCGCCGTGCCGATGATGATGACCGCGGCGGGCACCGTGCCGGCGGCGAAGGCTTTCATCATGGGTGTCGGCGTCGCCGGCCTCCAGGCGATTGCGACCGCCCGTCGGCTCGGCGCAATCGTTACCGCGACCGATGTACGTCCTGCGACCAAGGAACAGGTCGAATCCCTCGGCGCGAAATTCATCGCTGTCGAGGATGAGGAATTTAAACAGGCCGAGACGGCGGGCGGCTATGCCAAGGAAATGTCGGCGGCCTATCAGGAAAAGCAGCTGGCGCTGACGGCTTCGCATATCGCCAAGCAGGACATCGTCATCACCACGGCGCTCATTCCCGGCCGGCCGGCGCCGAAACTCGTCACCGAAGCGATGATCGCTTCGATGCGGCCGGGCTCAATCATCGTTGACCTTGCGGCCGAGCGCGGCGGCAATACCGCTTTGACGCGGCCCGGCGAGAAGTTCACGACCGATAATGGCGTGACTATCCTTGGCTATCTCAATGTCGCCGGCCGTCTCGCCGCGACCGCCTCGTCGCTCTACGCGCGCAACCTGCTGGCGCTTGTCGATACGTTCGTCGACAAGCCGAACAAGGTACTTGCCGTCAATTGGGATGACGAGGTCGTCAAGGCGACCTTGCTCACCAAGGACGGTGCGCTCGTCCATCCGAATTTCCAGAAGCCCGTCTGA
- a CDS encoding response regulator transcription factor, which translates to MKILVIDDHGIVREGVRRLLGTIPGSEVVEAGTAQQGLSKLRSESPDIIVLDINLNGSSGLELLQRLKNENKTTRIVMFTMYSEAGYVSRALRGGASGYVSKSAPADELVTAVKRVAAGQRYVDREAANELVFSASNEEDPLQKLSNREMEILRLLGEGKSLLEIANTFGIAYKTVANSCSRLKEKLGLERTTDLIRFSLQNRQA; encoded by the coding sequence ATGAAGATCCTGGTGATCGACGATCACGGCATCGTCCGCGAGGGCGTGCGGCGCCTGCTCGGCACCATCCCCGGCTCCGAAGTCGTCGAGGCGGGCACCGCGCAGCAGGGCCTGTCGAAACTGCGCAGCGAATCGCCCGACATTATCGTCCTCGACATCAATCTCAACGGCAGCAGCGGGCTCGAATTGCTGCAACGGCTGAAGAACGAGAACAAGACGACGCGGATCGTCATGTTCACGATGTATTCGGAAGCCGGTTATGTCTCGCGTGCTTTGCGCGGCGGTGCTTCAGGATACGTGAGCAAGAGCGCGCCGGCCGACGAATTGGTCACGGCGGTCAAACGCGTCGCCGCCGGCCAGCGTTATGTCGATCGCGAAGCCGCGAACGAACTCGTCTTCTCGGCTTCCAATGAGGAAGACCCGCTGCAAAAGCTGAGCAACCGCGAAATGGAAATTTTGCGGTTGCTGGGCGAAGGCAAAAGCTTGCTGGAAATCGCCAATACCTTCGGCATTGCCTACAAGACCGTGGCGAATTCCTGCTCACGCCTCAAGGAAAAGCTCGGGCTTGAACGGACAACGGACCTCATCCGCTTTTCGCTGCAAAACCGCCAAGCTTAG